From Penicillium psychrofluorescens genome assembly, chromosome: 1, one genomic window encodes:
- a CDS encoding uncharacterized protein (ID:PFLUO_000237-T1.cds;~source:funannotate) has product MTTQYQLPFKLADPSLLHFDSFVGNQWVQAKSGQRFEVLDPGTDKAWASCPNNTAEDVDTAVETAHTAFEQFRKANPRQRAKWLMKWHDLTLAARDDIAQIVTHETGKPLAEAYGEMDYSIGFLWWFAGEAERIQGSVSVPAAPNRRIFTVKQPIGVAAALVPWNFPVAMVLRKVGAAIAAGCTMVVKPSPETPISALVLAELAKRAGIPSGVFNVITTDLDNTPPLSEALCKHPLVKKVTFTGSTRVGKLVASHCAQGLKKLTLELGGNCPFLVFDDANLDQAIDQLMALKWRHAGQACITANRVYVQAGIYEKFAALLKEKTAALVVGHGAKADTTMGPLTTPRSIEKANAHVEDARRRGADVLLGGKPLTSSSGYFFEPTILSGMTDDMLISQEESFAPIAALYRFETEEQAVKLANDTSMGLASYAFTKNIDRMWRLLENLEAGMIGMNTGNQSAAESPFGGIKESGYGKESGKDVAVNEYLVTKTGTLTIEGQY; this is encoded by the exons atgaCGACCCAATATCAGTTGCCGTTCAAG CTCGCCGATCCCAGTCTGCTCCATTTCGACTCCTTTGTCGGGAATCAATGGGTGCAAGCGAAGAGTGGGCAGCGCTTCGAGGTGCTTG ATCCTGGCACAGATAAGGCATGGGCAAGCTGCCCAAATAACACAGCAGAGGACGTGGATACCGCTGTGGAAACAGCGCACACAGCCTTTGAGCAGTTCCGCAAGGCCAACCCGCGCCAGCGTGCCAAGTGGTTGATGAAATGGCATGATCTGACCCTCGCGGCGCGCGATGACATTGCGCAAATCGTTACGCACGAGACCGGCAAGCCGCTGGCTGAGGCGTATGGGGAGATGGACTATTCGATAGGATTCCTATGGTGGTTTGCGGGCGAAGCTGAGCGTATTCAAGGCAGCGTGTCGGTGCCGGCTGCTCCGAATCGGAGGATCTTCACTGTCAAGCAGCCGATCGGAGTGGCTGCCGCACTGGTGCCGTGGAATTTCCCCGTGGCAATGGTACTACGCAAGGTCGGCGCGGCTATAGCGGCAGGTTGCACTATGGTGGTCAAGCCGAGCCCGGAGACGCCTATTTCGGCACTGGTGCTGGCAGAATTGGCAAAGCGTGCGGGCATTCCATCCGGAGTGTTTAATGTGATCACGACCGATCTGGACAACACCCCACCACTGAGCGAGGCCTTGTGCAAGCACCCACTGGTCAAAAAGGTCACCTTCACCGGGTCTACGCGCGTCGGCAAGCTGGTCGCCTCCCACTGTGCGCAGGGTCTGAAGAAATTGACACTTGAACTCGGAGGGAACTGTCCTTTCCTGGTGTTCGACGATGCCAACCTCGACCAAGCGATCGACCAACTCATGGCTCTTAAGTGGCGTCATGCCGGGCAGGCCTGTATCACTGCAAATCGGGTGTATGTCCAAGCCGGCATCTATGAGAAGTTCGCcgcgctgctcaaggagaagaccgCGGCCCTGGtagtcggccatggcgcCAAGGCGGACACAACAATGGGCCCGTTGACCACGCCACGCAGTATCGAGAAGGCCAATGCTCATGTCGAGGACGCTCGCCGACGTGGAGCAGACGTTTTGCTGGGGGGCAAGCCGTTGACTTCGAGCTCGGGATATTTCTTCGAACCGACCATTCTGTCTGGAATGACAGACGATATGCTCATCTCGCAGGAGGAATCATTTGCGCCCATCGCAGCGCTGTATCGGTTTGAGACTGAAGAGCAGGCGGTTAAGTTGGCCAATGATACCAGCATGGGACTGGCCAGCTATGCCTTCACGAAGAACATCGATCGCATGTGGCGACTGCTGGAGAACCTGGAGGCCGGAATGATTGGGATGAACACAG GGAACCAATCGGCCGCCGAGTCGCCCTTCGGCGGTATAAAGGAGTCTGGATACGGGAAGGAGAGTGGCAAGGACGTGGCTGTTAACGAGTATTTGGTTACCAAAACGGGCACCTTGACGATCGAGGGCCAGTATTAA